The genomic region AGCGCCGATGACCGACCCGCAGACGAGGTCGAGCGAGCCGACGCCGCGCTTGCGGCCCTAGCTGCTCAGCATCTCAGCGCAGGGACGGTACGCGAAGTGTACATCTATACGACCGATATTGCCGCCGGCGAAGGGGCTGAAACTGTGCTCACCAGTGAGGGATACGGTGACTCGGTGACGTTCGTGAACGGCTTCCGGTTCCTCGAAGATTTACTCCCGGGCGATAGCTAGTCGATTCTCAACACTCTGTCGAGATCTCCCTACTTTATCTTCGACATTTTGTATTCCAATTGCGGTACGATTGTTTCCACGGAAGCGATTCAGGATCTATTCGCCTAGCTCATCCGTTTTTGTCTTAACCAACAAAGTCGGCGCAGTCTGGGGAAATGTTGGTTAGTCGGTGTCTGGGCCCAGTGGCCCGGGTAGACACACCTCGGTTTTGTGTGGCCGCAAGCGGGTGGCGGCCAGACAGGGCCGCTGGGAGGTAATATCTCCGGTGAATGATATTCACTGTCTATGGCGTGAGGACGGATTCATTACCGAATCCGCTGAGATTCGGATGCAGTCGAGGTCGTTGTCAACCCAAGACCAATTGCGTTCATCTATAGTCTCAATACCTGAGTCTTTAGAATCCCGTAAATAATACAGACTCTCATGAGTGATTGTATCTGGGCTGTGTGTAAGCCCGAGCAGCGGGCTATCTTGTTTTTTTGTATTACGTATGGTGCGTCGGTTATCGGAATCCAACTCACAAACTGGGCATGGAGTGCTGAAAAAGAGACCAACGGATTTCCGTGGATAGATGAGTGGTGGATACTCGTACTAGTCACAGTGATACTCTATGTATTTGGAGGGTTCAACTCGAAACTTCTATTCGTTTGATGTATTCTACGGTGTCATAGAACGGTTCACTGGGTCGTTTGTTTCAACGCTCTTGAGCGAGAACTACTTGCTCAGCAAGTGTACAAATAGAGCGACTACTCCCAATTAGCCACGAGTAAACCGATTGTTGTGAGCGCTAATACACCCCCCGGAGTAGTTCGTCGACGTCGTCGGCGTCAGTGATCGCGGCTTGCACACGATCGATGAAGGCCCGGATCGGCGCATGGAACTCAGACTGCGGAATGGCGAGGATTGGGTCGTCTTTCTAGAGTCGATCTGGGTTGATCGTGATGTGGTTTCGTTGTGGCGTCTCTCGAATTTGTATGGCACCAATACTGTCGAGGAGGGCGACAGCCCGCCACACCGTCGAGCGGGTGACACCCGTGGCGTCAACGAATTCGGGGATCGTAATCTCCGTGTCGTGGGCGTCGGCGAGCAGTCGGGGGATGTCGTCTGCGGCACCGATACGAAAGACATCGGTATCCGGGTCAGGATACGTATCGATGCAGACCGTTATATCCCGTTTCGCTATTTCAGACACTATCTGATTTTGTGCAACAGCATATAAATATAGTAACAATTGAAACGATTTACAGACTGATCGCACTGCCATCGTGCGATCAGGTGTGCATTGATTTTCAATGGCTACTATAGGTGGCGTCGTCAAGTAGTAGGGCAGTATCCTATGCCAGTAATTCACGGCCGCTATCGGTTCCAGGTTCGCTGGCTCGACGTTGATTTGGCGACGATGCGTGCTATTGTTTGGCCTGTTTAGGGTGCATCGGATCCAGAAGGGAGGCCCCACCTGTGAACAACTCGACGAGAGCTGTGCCGGTGGGACAATCGATCTCGAGTGGGTATGCGAGGTAGACGATCCGTTTGGTTGCTGTTCCGTTATTTACGTCCCCAGATCATTCAACGATAATTGCACCCCGATGTCCTATAGAATGATGTGGTTCGCATGAATACCGGTAAATGCCAGCCTTGGTAAAGGTCTCTTCGAAGTGAACCCCAGACTTGGCGTATATGGACTCTTCACCAATCTCACTATCATCGAAGACTATGTTATGCGCACCTCCCTTCCCGATCCAGTTCCATCGAATTGTTGTCCCAGTTGAAACCTTTATTGCGTGCGGATCAAACGCGAAGTTTCCACCATTACCTTCTGCCCCTGACACGATTTCGACGAAGTCCGTCCCCGTTTCGTCAGTGATTGAGCCATCATATTCATCTGTTGCAGCAAGCCACTTATCCACAGTGGGGTACCCACTCGATGGTGCGGAAGCCACCACAACGACCCCCTTCATTCCCACCTCTTCATGTGGCTCGCTAACGTATTTGTACGTCCCTTCAGTTTTGTATACTCAAAAGTATTGCCTGCTTCTGCAATTGGCTGTCCGCTGTCAAACGTACCGTCTATTGCTACAACATTGTGCTCCGTCTTGTCTCCAATCCAGTCCAAGGTTACGGTTGTGCCTGGTGTAACCTTGATCGCAGGCGGTGCAAATGACTTTGTACCCGTTATCCCGAGATATACTGTTGGCGGGTCATTATACCGGAGATCGCGAATTGTCTGGCCTTGTGGGTCGTTCGCACTTAAGAGCCATTCATCTAACGGATCCATTGTACTTGCCGACTCTGTATCCTCGGTCTCATGAGGTGTTGAGGGATCACTGGAGCTTTCTGCCCGAACACGGCTGAAACCGACTAGTGAGCCGAGTCCGACAACGCTTGCACCAAGGAATGTACGCCGATTACTGGAGGGCATTGCATGCGGATAGTGACAGAGTAACATAAAAAAAGCTGGAGGATGGTTTCCAAACAATAGAAATAGCTTTGTTGAAAATACCAATTCTCGTATGGCTGATGAGACACATTTGAGGCTAATAATAGGTGGGTGCCTATGTGAGGGACGTCCAATAGGTAAAAAGTGTCAGATCAGCAGATGCTGATATCGCAAGATAGACGTGAACGACATCGTCGGCCTGCGGTGCGACGTGTTGAGCCATAACGACGATCTACAGCGATACTGCAATGGTCAGGACAAGTGTCCCTACTTGATTTGGAGCAGTCTCCGGTCCCACTGAGCAATTCTGATAGCATCTGGGATTGTCTCTGAACTTGGCAGCCTGATGACGTTGAGATGACTTGGAAAATGGTGGGCACACAAGCAACTCGTGACGAATTACAGAGCGTGGGATTCCTGATTATAAACGAGTGGCAGGCACCGAATAATAACAAGCAGTGCCCAAAACCGCCGTTCTTTGTAGCATAACTCAATAACTAAGCCCAAGATACTATCATCTCAATTGTTATTCGGAGGAAGGCAAACTGGCTAATAAGTATAACCTCGTCTGCTCTGGTCCGCTAGAAATACGGTACTGTGGATTCGGCATATAGTTCGTGTGGATAGGATCCTTTCCGCTATAGAAAATGACAAATTTTCATATGACCAGTAGCTTCAGTTATTGAGCCAACAACAATAGTGCATGCACATCGACGGTATCCATCACCTTGTTTTGCTGGTTGACGACGTTCAGAAAGGTGAATCGTACTACCGGGAACTGTTTGATCTCGAAGTGCATTTCCGCGAGGGCACCCTTGATGGAGAACTTGGAACTGTCCCCGAAGAGGTCTCATGGGAAGAGGCCCTCGACGAAGGAGTGACACCGTATATGTCGTTCCTTGGACGAGACGGGTTCCATGTGGCGGTCGCTAATGCAAAGGGACAACAGGACACTGGCCGGCTCGACCACATCGCACTCGCCGTTGATGATGACGCATTCGAGGCAATTACTGAACATGCCGACTCCCTTGGGTGTGACGTCAAAGAGAACGCCTCCCATCACCGCGTTTTTCTAGATAGGTACAACGTCAAGTGGGAACTGAACGAGAAACCCCGTCCGCCCGGCCCGGCATTTACAGAATTAGATGTTTGACCGATAGATACAGGGATCTCACGTTGTACTGCGATCGAATATTCTGTTCAAAATTGGAGTGATTACTACAAACCCGATGAAGATCACGACGACGTAAAAAATAAAATTGGTACCTATTGCGAGTGGACCAGCAATATCGCTCGTATAGGTATTGTAAAGCGTGAATATAATCGCAGCAACTACGGCGTCTGGGAGATAATTGGATACCAACTCTCGTAATTTCATACTGGATCTTGTCACACTATTTTCAAAATCATATCGGTTAGGAAGCAATTTTCAGAGGTTGAGTTGATGAGTAGACACACGAATTAACGCTCAACTCTCAATCAAAGGTACGAAACAAACATCGGCAGCTTTCTGCATTGGAGAAATCGCCTCATACGAGGATTCACACAGTCGAACTGAATCGAATCTATAGTCCTTGATCGGAGCGACACACTCGAGATCCCTCTCAAAGGCGGATCGAGAGCGCAAGCTGGTGCTGTCGTACGATGCGGACGAGCGTGAACGAACAGGCGCACCACTAACTGCGGCCCGCCACGATAGAGGCCTCTCGACGGAGGTCGGACGCAGAACCGATACACACGGGAACGGACTTTCAGGGCAGAAACGCCGGTAGCTCGCCCGAATGCGCCATGAGCTGACTCGGGGCCGCTGGCGATCCAAAGCAGAACGGAATCTCGCATACGGGTTGGGCGAGGTGCGCCGGCCGGCTCCCAATGGCCTCATAGTAGATTGCCATCCTCTCCGTCGGAATCGCTCTTCTGCTACTGAGTAGTGTGGCCGCACACTAGGTATTTCACAGCCGATCACATACACTGTGGTATGAGCAGCGACAGAGTCGACGCCGAAAGTAAGGTGTCTGGAAACCAGGCAAATATTCCCGCCCGGATTCGGCGCGAGCTCGATATCGACGATGGTGATCAACTCCGTTGGCATCTCGAAGACGACGGCAGCATACGGGTCCAAGTTGTCCAACAGCAAACGGGCACGTTCGCCGACTTCGACGGCTACGCTGGTGAGAAGTCGACCAACGTAACGAGCGATCACGACGCCTGGGGCGTCAACGTCGAGTAAATGCCTCGTGCACTCATTGATACGACAGTCCTCTTTGCAGTCGCATACCGACGGGATGGATCCCACGATGCCGCGCTTCCCGTGCTCCAGGGAATCGACAATGGAACGCTCCCGGAGGCAGTCATCCTCGACTACGTTCTCGCAGAAACACTCAACGGCCTCACGACCCACGCCGGCCACGACGCAGCCGTCGATCTCCTTGATCGTATCGAAGAAAACGCCCGCTTCCACATCGACTCCCTCACCACCGACGCCCTCTCGACAGGGAAGGCCCTTTTTCGCCAACACGAACCGCTCTCCTTCGTCGATGCCTGCATTATCGCGTATATGCAAACCGAGGGACTCGGTTACCTGTATGCGTTTGATGACGATTTTGACGCTGTCGATGAAGTCTATCGGCTCGATACCGCAACGAATCCCTACGATCCGGACTGACACTGGTAGACGCCAGGGCCGCCGACGAAGTTCGGTCTCAGGATAGTTGTACCTCATAGTCAACCGCCAGCTCCCGGCACTCGTCCCACTTCGGAAGACGCTCTTTATCGACTTTGTCGTGTGTCCCAAGGTAGCGGCGCAAGGCGTCGGTTTCGTCTTTGAGGCCATACTTCGCCGCCTATTTTCATCGTCAACGTCGGCGTGGCGGAGCAGAAGCTATCTAGCCAAATTAGCGACGGTTCAGTGAAACTATACGGTCTTTCCGCAGCCTTGCATAAGAGCGATCGGCGGCTGAGACCGGCATCGCAGGCGGAACACCTCGATTTTGTGTGGCCGCAGGCAGGTGGCGGCCAGACCGGGCCGCCGGGAGGTAATTTCTCAAATGGGAGACGTTCAGTGTCCGCGATGTGAGGAAGTCTTCAACACTCGGTACAACCCTGTGAGGTTTCGCGCCGGGTCCTTCTACGACCCAGAGCGCGATGAAGAGTACGAGCAGGTCTGTGAGGACTGCCATCGAGAACTGACAGACAAATAAGTCAGTCGTCTACTCCCCAATTTTTTCTGGTACTGGATCGGGGATCGTTCCGAGTTCCATCTTCAGGAGGCGCTCTGCTTCATCAGTGTGGGTATCCTCTTCGATCAGGAAGGCTTCGACGGTTTCCCGATCACTGTGATACTGGATTGCTGTCTCGTATCCATACCGGGTGTTTACGCCTGGTGCTGAGCCGTGCTTGACACGCACCAGAAACTCGCGATCCTCCCATGTTTTGATTTTCACTGACCGCGGTGCATCGAGTTCTCGGCGGGCGATGTCGATCACTTCGTCGACGACCGGCCCGATCGTTTCCATGCTCGGAATCTGACGCTGGTCGGATGGCTGTTGCTCTGGAGAAAGGTGTGGCTGTGACATGAGAACGGTGCGATTCAGACTTGCCCGTCATCGCTCAAAAAGCTCCGGGTTGGGCTGGCTCCCCCAGCTGGCACACGTCGAGATACCGATTCCACGGAGTGTCGGATGTATCGCAGGCGTGGGTCTGCCGGCCCGGGCACAACTGGGCTGGATGGCTGGTGGACCGTCCCAGCGCGCGACGCCACTGACAGACTCGCGATGCTCGTCTGTCGTGTCCTCGTTCACTCTCGCTCACTCGGACGACGGGGCGCTGCGCTCGGCGCGGTCGCGCGCCTCACGCCGGTCCACTCGTGCCTGCAGTGGCGGGCGCGATCCCCGCCGGGAATCGGACAGTTCCCAGCTGAGTGGCACACTAATTTGCGACTACACTATGATGCGAAAACAAGGCACATTGTACCTATTGGGTTTCAGACACAAAGCTCCGGACATGATGGTGTGCTCGCCGACCGGTGAGCGACAAGGTGTGCGCCACGAGGGGCCGAAGCGAGCGAGGGTCGAGCGTGGGTCTGCCAGCACTGGCTCAGTTCGAGTGTGGTCGTGATCGGCGTGGCCCGGGACGTCGGTGGCCGGCGACATGCGTGGCACAGTGGACTCGCATGACACTCGGTGGGGCTGGCCCGCCATGTGCAGTCCCGGTCGGACTCTGGGGAGTGAGGTGAGACATATCTGTTCTCCAATAGGTGAGAGTGCAGGTGGCCTGAGCGGATTCGTACCCCTGTTTGTGTCGGGTCTATCGACCCGCTCTCCCACTGTTAGATTGCCTATGCATTTCTCGCAAAAATCGCTCTCAGAACGCCCCGCAAAGCACGGCAAGTTAAAGGACCAATTATTCGGTGAATCACACCCGCCACGTATTGCGATTTTGTACGAATCAGTCACTTAGCTAATAGATTCACATAGGAGCAAAACCGATTCCGTCTGGCGATTTCACCCAGAATCAGTTAGCTGGGGAGACTTTATCGGATATCTGATAATAGCTCTATTGAGGGGCTACAGCCAAAGGACTCTATCAGTCAACAACCAAAGGGAGATCAAGAGATTATCTGCAAAAGTATAGATTTTCTTAGATGCTATCGTTACTCTGTAGAGAGGCAGTCACATGAACCCAGCCGGGTCGTGCCCCTTCTCTTCTGACTCTGTTTTGTCTTGCTCATCAGTCTCAGTAGCGTCTGATTCTGAGGCCGATTCAGCATCTCCTTTCTCAGCGGCTTCCGTCTCATCAGTGGTGGGGTTCGGTGACTCGTCAGAGGAGAAGTCACCGCTGTTGTCGTCGGACTGCTGGTCGTGATCGCCACCGACGCACTCACATTCTTCATCTGATAGGTTCGGATGGTCTGCGTCCGGAGACGTGACGGCGGTGTTTGCTGTTGTCTGGTCGAGTGGGTCGGTCGACTCGTCGTCGCCCAACCCGTCTGTCGCGTCGACAGTCGGTTCGACTTCGGAGTCACGATCCGGGCCACTCTCTCTGGACTCACCGTCGTCGTCCTCACCAAGTGACCCATAGAGCACATCGTCGAGTCGGGCCCGAGTGAACGAGAACCAGCTGTCACTCTCTATGTCGGTGTCATCCTCAGAGGGTTCCAGTTCTGAACTGCCCGGCGACTCCGCACCCTGCGCCGGGAGGCTATCGCGAACGTCGTCTAGTTCGTAGGACTGTCCATGAACCCACATCGTCCGAGAGACGGCAACGCACTCACCGGGCTGGAAGTCTCGGAGCAGACCGGATGTGACCGGTGTTTTGTCCTTCTCTTTGTACGTGTCCCGAGCCTGCGTCCGGGGGTTCTCGCCGCGTCCCTGGTGGCTCATCGACACCATCTCGGACCGGTCATACTGTCGACTCTCGCCAAGTTCGTCAAGGATGAAGTCCGTCGACTCAGTGTCACCCGGACCGAAGTAAACGCCCTGCGGGCAGTTGCCGACAATGCCAGAGATTGTACTGTACGTGTCTTTGAGCTGGCCGATTGTCTGTACACCGACTAGTGCCCGGGCCTTGTGTTTCCGACCTCGGGCCGTGAGGTTCGTTACCTGAGTGAGCGCCGGCAGCGCGTCAATCTCGTCGAGGATATGGACCGTCGGGTTCGAGGCGTTCATCGCGTAGCGGATTGACCAGTCTACGAGCAGCTGGTACATCGGCCCGAGCGTTTCCAGTTCCGTCGGGTTCGAGTCAATGATGAGGACCCGGCCTTCCGGGTTCTCGATGTACTCTTGCAGGGAGAACTCCCCGTAGTCTCCGAAGTCACCAGTGAAGACGGGATCGACGTTCTCCTTGATCGTCTGGTAAACGTTCTGTGCGCCTTTCTTGTCAGGGTCGATATGACCCGAATCCAGTCGGTCGAACTCATCGAGTGCCTTTTTCAGCGCGATATGGCCCTCGTTGAGGAGTGAGACGATATCGGCATGACAGAGCGCATGGCGGCGACTGTTCTTTTTCGCGTTGAGATGGAGATACATCAGCATCTCCGCGAAGGTCTGTTTGGCGGGCCGATGGAATGGGTCGTGGCCGTCGGCTTCGCCGAAGATCGCGCCGGCGACCTCACGGAAGTCCGACTCTGAATCGGCGTCCCCTCCCCGGGGCCCGGGTGTTTCCGCGTAATTCTATAGATGGTGTGAGGTGCAGAAGAGCATAATGAGTCTCGACAAGAGAGAATTATTGGCGATACTGCGATTAAGAATGCCCTCTAACGCGGATTTTCCTATCGGCATAAACTGAATCAGTTCCTGTTTCTCACATCTATTATATCTCTTTCTTTCTAGCTAGTTATTGCCTAAAGTAGAAGAAAGAGAGAAACGGTCTGCTATCCGTTTCAAACCTCTGTATCAGCTTTCTGCTCTCTCTAGAATTAAATATCTCTTCTAATATTTTCCTGTATTTATATGTGTATCTTGGTTATTCTCATTTAGCCTGTCTTGCCTATCTAGGGTTTACGCGGAAACACCCGGGGGCGGGGGTCCCAAATCATAAGGATGGATTTGCCTGCCATTCGGTGGCGAGGGCAGCAGTTCGCAGGCTCTACCCCCAGCGCTGACGTGGACATCGACGACTACGGACCGGAGTTTGCCGACAAGATGGCTGTCATCGCCGAAGTTCTCTATGATCTGGGGCATCGGAAGATCGACTACGGCGATGAATTGACGCTGGCTGTGACTGGACGTGCTGATCGACTTGAGGAGTGGCTGGCGTTGCATCCAGATGTCAGGCAGGTGCTGTCGCTGGTCGCTCACCTGCGGGGGACGACGCTGGAACGGCAGACCGACGGGGCCGAACAGTGCGTTACCACCCCCCAAATCGGTCATGCTGGGGCTTGACCCCGATCCGACGACGACTCAGCTTCGCTCGTCAGCTCTGCAAATTAGACATGAATCCGGCATTCTGGCTGTTTCTCTGGGTTTCTGTTCTATCTGCTCAGGCAGCTCCGATTACAGGGATAATCAGGAACATCTCTCACGTCTGTATGGCGCACATGCAGGGTGATGCAAGAGTTTATACAATCACACAGCTAATATTGAAGTGAACTATGAGTCTTGATGAAGCGGTGGACGAGGCGCTTGCGACATATGGGATGTCGCGTAGCGAAGAGGCCGAAGAAACTGGCCGATTAGTCGCTACTCTCCAAGACTAACGCAGTCCGCTAGTCAAGCCGCCGGATTTTCTCTGCGAACTCTGCTTTAGATATCCCCGTAGTGTCGGTCAATTCTGGAAAGCCGGCTCGCTCAACTGCTTTCTCCACAAATTCTATCCAGAGGTCTTGGTGTTTTTCGGCGTAGAATACCTTCGCTTCATGCGGATACATATCAAGCTCATACTCTGACAAATCGATCATGACTTCGTGTTTCCGCTCAAGCGTTGTGGCTCCGAACTCACGCAAATGTTTGAACAGGACGTTCTTCCGTCGAACAGTCAGGAGACGCTTTGATTCGTTAATATACTCGTTGACCCACTCTCGCCAGTCGTAGGTATCGGGCTCAATCTCGGTTTTTGTTTCGGGCATCGAAAAGTCGCTGTTGATGCGACGCAGGTAGAACTGTAGCAGCGCCACAGCGGTCCGATGATTGGCGTTAGGAAGAGCGTGCTTGAGAATCAGGTTCGACGCGAGGCGACCAGCGACATCTGTTGCCGTCCCTTCCCACGACGTCTCGTCAAACACATCGGGGAGGTCCTCAATGTCGATGTTCTTGTAAGCCTCCACAGGCGTACCCTCTTCTTCCTCGTTCTGTGAGAGGAGCGCACGATATATCTCTAGGAGACGTGCGACAATCGTCCCATTGTCCTCAGTCATGTCCGCGAGAGCGTCACTGAGGTCAAGTTCGATCTCGCTCACTGCACCGCCACCAACCCGAGATGTGTATACACCGTAGAACTCTGTTTCAAGTTCGTATTCCACGACTTTCACAGCTACATCCCCGTCGTAGTCGACGATTTGTGACACGATATTCTCGGCGTCTGGATTGACGAAATTGAGAGAGAACTGCTTGTCTACAGGGTGATGGTAGTAGACGTGCCCCATCTTGCTATCGGACAATTCTCAGAGAGCATATTAATGACTTCGTGGACAGATGCAGGTCGGCGGTCGTCACCGATTGTGGCGATAATTATGACCTCACTACTGCTGATTCATCTCGGATATTGTAATCACGGCACATGATTTATGTTTGGCAATCTATTGGTTAGTTCTGAAGGTTAGAATTGAATGCAAATTGCGACGAAAATTTGGGATAGTGGGTGGGGAGCAGTCTTCCTAACCGTCTACACAGGCGTGGCCATTCAACTCGTCAGGCCAGAACCACTCTTCCTGAAAACACTGTCCGTCCTCCCAACAATACTGGTCATGTTCCTAGCCGATCAGCAGAACAACCGGCTAATCAACTTCTTCGCCGGAGGCGAACTGAGACGGTCCACAGACCAAATACAGAAAATCACGGGACACGACGACTTCTACGAATCCGCTTCCGAAGAACTCCAGAACCGAGTGGATGACTTCGACCGCCGCGCTTACCAGAAGAATATCTCTATCCTCGCAGGCTTGATTATTGCCTTGACCACTCCCTTCGTCGGGTTCTACCTCGGTGGTACTTTCGGACTGGGTATTGGGCTGGTCATCGGCCTTCTCGCTACTCAACTCCTGACCCGGCGGAGTATCCAGGAACTCAACAGACTCGCACAGAACATCAGTGAGCCGTATACAGCCAAATATGAAAATCAGTAGACTCCACATCGATGGGTTCGCGGTTGAGGATTACCAGACAATCACGAAAGAGGATATCGCTGGTGGTGATCTCCTCCTCAAGGGCGGAAACCGTTCAGGTAAAACCCTGACAATTAACGCTCTTTTGTATGCACTCTACGGCCCCCGGGCTACACTCGGTATCCAGCCCGGGCGAACGAGCACAGTAGAAATCCAGTTCGATAACGGGCACCAACTCCATCGCGGTGGGGGAGGTCGCTCCTACGATGATGGTACAGAGGAAGTCGAAAAAGAAGCCGCTGAGGATCTCCTCGAAGAGCTAATCGGGCCAGAGGACATCACCACTCTCCAGTTCGTTCACTCCGAGACCGACAAACTCCCACTCTCTCGGCTCTCGAAACCACAACTGATTCAGTCTATCCGCCAGATAATTGGAAGCAATCTTCAACAAGAACTTGAGGACTATCGAGACGAACGAGACTCTCTTGAGCAGGAGATCGAGCAGGTTAGACGTACCGAGCTGGCACCGGTTCAGCGAGAGTTGGAGGAAATTGATATTGGGCAGGTCGAAAGCCGGCTTGAGAAAATCGAGAAGCTTCAGTCGCTTATTGACACCGGGCGAATCGAAATCATCAGAGATCGGCTCTTAGAAAACGAGGAACTCAACGAGGAACTACAGGACCTCTACGACCGGAAGCGAACGATAGAACAGGAACTCAGAAAGAAAGACC from Haloarcula hispanica ATCC 33960 harbors:
- a CDS encoding halocyanin domain-containing protein; amino-acid sequence: MKGVVVVASAPSSGYPTVDKWLAATDEYDGSITDETGTDFVEIVSGAEGNGGNFAFDPHAIKVSTGTTIRWNWIGKGGAHNIVFDDSEIGEESIYAKSGVHFEETFTKAGIYRYSCEPHHSIGHRGAIIVE
- a CDS encoding VOC family protein; translation: MHIDGIHHLVLLVDDVQKGESYYRELFDLEVHFREGTLDGELGTVPEEVSWEEALDEGVTPYMSFLGRDGFHVAVANAKGQQDTGRLDHIALAVDDDAFEAITEHADSLGCDVKENASHHRVFLDRYNVKWELNEKPRPPGPAFTELDV
- a CDS encoding AbrB/MazE/SpoVT family DNA-binding domain-containing protein; its protein translation is MSSDRVDAESKVSGNQANIPARIRRELDIDDGDQLRWHLEDDGSIRVQVVQQQTGTFADFDGYAGEKSTNVTSDHDAWGVNVE
- a CDS encoding PIN domain-containing protein encodes the protein MPRALIDTTVLFAVAYRRDGSHDAALPVLQGIDNGTLPEAVILDYVLAETLNGLTTHAGHDAAVDLLDRIEENARFHIDSLTTDALSTGKALFRQHEPLSFVDACIIAYMQTEGLGYLYAFDDDFDAVDEVYRLDTATNPYDPD